The following are from one region of the Methanomassiliicoccales archaeon LGM-DZ1 genome:
- the nadC gene encoding carboxylating nicotinate-nucleotide diphosphorylase produces the protein MRAPDLRPFLEEDVGDGDVTSQVFLPPGNGKAIITCESDSVVAGLEEAAGIFSIMGVKCRTFVKDGDRVSGGTVVMMCEGDLRALMTCERTALNFLMRMSGIAEMTYEISAKVHEKDPGLMIAGTRKTTPGFRYFEKKAVALGGGWPHRMGLWDMAMVKDNHIAACGGIDAALARMKDVPKGIPVEIEVLDLEEGLKAAGSGAAIIMADHFPPEECRNLREAVRRIDPSIKIEASGNITADTAADYAGCADIVSIGALTHSPKATHFSMDIE, from the coding sequence GTGAGAGCGCCCGACCTGAGGCCCTTCCTGGAAGAGGACGTCGGGGACGGCGACGTCACCTCCCAGGTGTTCCTCCCTCCGGGGAACGGGAAGGCGATCATCACCTGCGAATCGGATTCGGTCGTGGCCGGCCTGGAGGAGGCCGCCGGGATCTTCTCCATCATGGGAGTGAAATGCAGGACGTTCGTGAAGGACGGCGACAGGGTGAGCGGGGGGACCGTCGTCATGATGTGCGAAGGCGACCTGCGCGCCCTCATGACCTGCGAACGCACGGCGCTCAACTTCCTGATGCGGATGAGCGGCATCGCCGAGATGACCTACGAGATCTCGGCCAAGGTCCACGAGAAGGACCCGGGCCTCATGATCGCCGGCACCAGGAAGACCACCCCCGGGTTCCGCTACTTCGAGAAGAAGGCCGTCGCCCTGGGAGGCGGATGGCCTCACAGGATGGGGCTCTGGGACATGGCGATGGTCAAGGACAACCACATCGCCGCATGCGGAGGCATCGACGCAGCCCTCGCCAGGATGAAGGACGTTCCGAAGGGCATCCCGGTCGAGATCGAGGTCCTGGACCTCGAAGAAGGGCTGAAGGCCGCAGGCAGCGGGGCCGCCATCATCATGGCGGACCATTTCCCGCCCGAGGAATGCAGGAATCTCCGCGAGGCGGTTCGCAGGATCGATCCGAGCATAAAGATAGAGGCGTCCGGGAACATCACGGCCGATACTGCGGCGGATTACGCCGGATGCGCGGACATCGTCTCGATAGGTGCGCTCACCCATTCGCCGAAAGCGACGCATTTCTCCATGGACATCGAGTGA
- a CDS encoding METTL5 family protein, whose protein sequence is MRKKELEMALQRIPPFEDPDPSLEQYPTPAPIAADIIYRAYSAGDIAGMKVMDLGCGTGVFCIGAALMGAGMSVGYDISQKALGIARKAADELGADVELRLSDVRDVSEGADTVLMNPPFGSQKRNADRPFLDKAMESAEKVYSIHMAGTLEFVKGYAEEKGRRVTDCRLYKYVIPHTFSFHTKAKQTVEIVSVVIE, encoded by the coding sequence ATGAGGAAGAAGGAACTGGAGATGGCGCTGCAGCGCATACCCCCGTTCGAGGACCCCGACCCGTCCCTGGAGCAGTATCCGACGCCCGCGCCGATCGCCGCCGATATCATCTACCGGGCATACTCCGCGGGGGACATCGCCGGCATGAAGGTGATGGACCTCGGCTGCGGCACCGGCGTGTTCTGCATAGGGGCGGCGCTCATGGGCGCCGGGATGTCGGTGGGCTACGACATTTCGCAGAAGGCCCTCGGCATCGCCCGGAAGGCCGCCGATGAACTGGGGGCGGACGTCGAGCTCAGGCTGTCGGACGTGCGCGATGTCTCCGAGGGGGCGGACACCGTCCTGATGAACCCCCCTTTCGGGAGCCAGAAGAGGAACGCGGACCGTCCCTTCCTCGACAAGGCCATGGAATCCGCCGAGAAAGTCTACTCCATCCACATGGCAGGCACGCTGGAGTTCGTGAAAGGCTATGCGGAGGAGAAGGGCAGGCGGGTGACGGACTGCAGACTTTATAAGTACGTAATCCCGCATACTTTCTCATTCCACACGAAGGCGAAACAGACGGTGGAAATCGTCTCCGTCGTCATAGAATGA
- a CDS encoding exosome complex RNA-binding protein Csl4, with the protein MAERYVLPGDEIAAEEEYVASDGTYARNGKIYASQVGALVLDDNDCTAKVVSPNPPNILKEGDIVYATIDDTRKTMATATALIREGTCRAIASSTVATIHVSKISPDYTDSVSGEFRKGDLVRARVIGVKPSLQLTTKDAHLGVVRAQCGICKTELRRTGPGTLSCPKCKTSQPRKLADDYGDVKI; encoded by the coding sequence ATGGCCGAAAGATATGTGCTCCCCGGCGACGAGATCGCCGCGGAGGAGGAGTACGTCGCCTCCGACGGAACATATGCCAGGAACGGGAAGATCTACGCGTCCCAGGTAGGGGCCCTGGTGCTGGACGATAACGACTGCACGGCGAAGGTGGTATCGCCCAACCCGCCGAACATCCTGAAGGAGGGCGACATTGTGTACGCCACCATAGATGACACGAGGAAGACCATGGCGACCGCCACCGCCCTCATCCGCGAGGGGACCTGCCGCGCGATAGCCAGCAGCACGGTGGCCACCATCCACGTCTCCAAGATCTCCCCCGACTACACCGACAGCGTCTCCGGAGAGTTCAGGAAAGGGGACCTCGTGAGGGCGAGGGTCATCGGCGTCAAGCCGTCGCTGCAGCTCACCACCAAGGACGCCCACCTCGGAGTGGTCCGCGCCCAGTGCGGGATCTGCAAGACCGAGCTCAGGCGCACCGGCCCGGGAACCCTGAGCTGCCCCAAATGCAAGACCAGCCAGCCCAGGAAGCTGGCCGACGACTACGGCGACGTGAAGATATGA
- a CDS encoding transketolase, with the protein MAMSVADLEDVARRIRIDIIEMTTAAGSGHPGGSLSSADLLAALYFRIMKIDPADPYADGRDRFILSKGHAAPALYSALAERGYFPVEELKTLRRLGSRLQGHPAYRDVPGVEVTTGSLGQGLSMACGIALAAKMDGKDYRTYCLLGDGELQEGQNWEAAMFARKYGLNNLTAFVDRNRLQICGNTEEVMPLDPLPEKFRAFGWNVIIIDGNDMRQIIDACEKAAASKKNPTVVIMKTIKGKGVSFMENNADFHGKTCTPEQYAQAMKELRGEAQ; encoded by the coding sequence ATGGCGATGTCCGTAGCAGACCTCGAGGACGTTGCCAGGCGCATCCGTATAGACATCATCGAGATGACGACGGCCGCGGGTTCCGGGCACCCGGGGGGATCGCTCTCCTCGGCCGATCTCCTGGCCGCATTGTACTTCCGCATCATGAAGATCGATCCCGCCGACCCCTACGCGGACGGCAGGGACCGTTTCATTCTCTCCAAGGGCCATGCTGCTCCCGCCCTGTACTCGGCGCTTGCCGAGAGGGGGTACTTCCCCGTCGAGGAGCTCAAGACCCTCCGCCGGCTGGGATCCAGGCTCCAGGGCCATCCCGCATACCGCGATGTCCCGGGCGTAGAGGTGACCACCGGGTCCCTCGGCCAGGGGCTGAGCATGGCCTGCGGCATCGCCCTCGCCGCCAAGATGGACGGCAAGGACTACCGGACTTACTGCCTCCTCGGCGACGGGGAGCTCCAGGAGGGCCAGAACTGGGAGGCTGCCATGTTCGCCCGCAAATACGGGCTGAACAACCTCACCGCCTTCGTCGACAGGAACCGCCTGCAGATCTGCGGGAACACCGAGGAGGTCATGCCCCTGGACCCGCTCCCGGAGAAGTTCCGCGCTTTCGGATGGAACGTCATAATAATCGACGGCAACGACATGAGGCAGATCATAGACGCCTGCGAGAAGGCCGCCGCATCGAAGAAGAACCCGACGGTCGTCATCATGAAGACCATCAAAGGGAAAGGGGTCTCGTTCATGGAGAACAACGCCGACTTCCACGGCAAGACCTGCACGCCCGAGCAGTATGCACAGGCCATGAAGGAGCTCAGGGGTGAGGCGCAATGA
- a CDS encoding transketolase family protein has translation MTGERLAQRDYYGKALADLAPSRPDIVVMDADLAGSTKTSSFKAVAPERFVEVGIAEANMIGVAAGLAVSGKTVFASTFGVFASGRCWEQIRMAVAYPCLNVKVVATHCGLSVGPDGATHQALEDIVLMRALPNMTVVVPADANEAYAATLALADFKGPAYMRMGRSKFPVITPAGQTFEIGKASVMREGSDVTIVACGQLVVSALEAADKLAASGVSAEVINMSTVKPLDGETLLRSVRKTGAAVTAEEHSIIGGLGSAVCEFLSENLPVPVCRVGTKDIFGESGEADELLVKYGLTADGIADAAVKAVSKKK, from the coding sequence ATGACCGGAGAGCGTCTGGCACAGCGCGATTACTACGGCAAGGCGCTTGCGGACCTGGCGCCGTCCAGGCCCGACATCGTGGTCATGGACGCCGACCTCGCCGGCTCCACCAAGACCTCGTCCTTCAAGGCCGTCGCTCCCGAAAGGTTCGTGGAGGTAGGCATCGCCGAGGCCAACATGATCGGCGTCGCGGCGGGCCTGGCGGTCTCCGGGAAGACCGTCTTCGCCTCCACCTTCGGGGTCTTCGCCAGCGGGAGATGCTGGGAGCAGATCAGGATGGCCGTGGCCTACCCCTGCCTCAACGTCAAGGTCGTTGCCACCCACTGCGGGCTCTCCGTGGGCCCCGACGGGGCGACCCATCAGGCCCTGGAGGACATAGTCCTGATGCGCGCCCTTCCCAACATGACGGTGGTCGTCCCCGCCGATGCCAACGAGGCCTACGCGGCCACTCTGGCACTTGCAGACTTCAAGGGTCCCGCCTACATGAGGATGGGACGCTCGAAATTCCCGGTCATAACCCCCGCAGGCCAGACCTTCGAGATCGGGAAGGCTTCCGTCATGAGGGAGGGCTCCGACGTCACCATCGTCGCCTGCGGGCAGCTGGTCGTCTCCGCTCTGGAGGCGGCCGACAAGCTCGCCGCTTCCGGGGTCTCGGCAGAGGTCATCAACATGTCCACGGTCAAGCCCCTGGACGGCGAGACCCTGCTCAGGTCCGTCCGCAAGACCGGCGCGGCCGTCACCGCGGAGGAGCACAGCATCATCGGCGGGCTAGGCTCCGCCGTGTGCGAGTTCCTCTCGGAGAACCTGCCTGTGCCGGTCTGCAGGGTGGGCACCAAGGACATCTTCGGAGAGTCCGGGGAAGCCGACGAACTGCTGGTCAAGTACGGCCTGACCGCCGACGGCATCGCCGATGCCGCCGTGAAGGCCGTTTCCAAGAAGAAGTGA
- a CDS encoding transcription factor S has protein sequence MFPKDGKYKCTCGYEEETAGKAQVYKTNSQDKEMTVISDTDATLPKTRITCPECGHTEAYYVIRQTRAADESPTRFYRCCKCNHTWREYS, from the coding sequence ATGTTCCCCAAGGATGGAAAGTACAAGTGCACCTGCGGATACGAAGAGGAGACCGCCGGCAAAGCACAGGTCTACAAGACCAACTCCCAGGACAAGGAGATGACCGTCATCAGCGACACAGATGCCACCCTCCCGAAGACCCGCATCACCTGCCCTGAGTGCGGTCACACCGAGGCATACTATGTCATCAGGCAGACCAGGGCGGCGGATGAGTCCCCCACCAGGTTCTACCGCTGCTGCAAGTGCAACCACACGTGGAGAGAGTACAGCTGA
- a CDS encoding MBL fold metallo-hydrolase: MKMKFNFLGGANIVGRMAMTMEGDGKRMLMECGVSPTKPPEYPLPVEGKIDHMFLTHSHLDHCGYVPAVCGKNNCELFTTPLSAEISELMMYDSLKIAKAEGYPAPYTQKDIEVTMDHVVPLTFEDTIELGNIDVTLHSAGHVPGAAMFEFQGDSSMLYTGDIHTEDQKLVLGARPRDCKTLFIEGTYAGRNHPPKEETISKFIAKIDEVIDRGGIVIIPCFAVGRTQEIMLLLKNLGYEMWVDGMGRSVTNLFLDYPEYIRNAKSLKAAKRTFNEIRTSSDRKKAVKGPIIVTTGGMLDGGPVLTYLRTLKDDPKNAILLVGYQADDTNGRMLMDKGCIDLDGEIVKVACEVQKFDFSAHAGHDQIVQFIRDCDPETVVFMHSENRELFLPDLEDDYKIILPMPNEPFELDI; the protein is encoded by the coding sequence ATGAAAATGAAATTCAACTTCCTGGGAGGCGCCAACATCGTCGGCCGCATGGCCATGACGATGGAAGGCGACGGCAAGAGGATGCTTATGGAGTGCGGGGTCAGCCCGACCAAGCCTCCCGAGTACCCTCTCCCCGTCGAGGGCAAGATCGACCATATGTTCCTGACCCACAGCCATCTCGACCACTGCGGATACGTTCCCGCGGTCTGCGGAAAGAACAACTGCGAACTGTTCACCACTCCCCTCTCTGCGGAGATCTCGGAGCTGATGATGTACGACAGCCTGAAGATCGCCAAGGCCGAGGGATATCCGGCTCCCTACACTCAGAAGGACATCGAGGTCACCATGGACCATGTCGTCCCCCTGACGTTCGAGGACACCATCGAGCTGGGCAACATCGACGTTACCCTCCACTCGGCGGGACATGTGCCCGGAGCGGCCATGTTCGAGTTCCAGGGCGACAGCAGCATGCTCTACACCGGCGACATCCACACCGAGGACCAGAAGCTCGTCCTCGGGGCCAGGCCCAGGGACTGCAAGACCCTCTTCATCGAGGGAACCTACGCAGGCAGGAACCACCCCCCGAAAGAGGAGACCATCAGCAAGTTCATCGCCAAGATCGACGAAGTCATCGACAGGGGAGGCATCGTCATCATCCCCTGCTTCGCCGTCGGAAGGACCCAGGAGATCATGCTGCTCCTGAAGAACCTCGGATACGAGATGTGGGTCGACGGGATGGGCAGGTCCGTCACCAACCTGTTCCTCGACTACCCCGAGTACATCAGGAACGCCAAGTCGCTCAAGGCCGCCAAGAGGACCTTCAACGAGATCAGGACGAGCTCCGACAGGAAGAAGGCCGTCAAAGGCCCCATAATCGTCACCACCGGCGGCATGCTCGACGGCGGGCCCGTCCTCACCTACCTGAGGACCCTGAAGGACGACCCCAAGAACGCCATCCTGCTCGTCGGATACCAGGCCGACGACACCAACGGCAGGATGCTCATGGACAAAGGCTGCATCGACCTCGACGGCGAGATCGTCAAGGTGGCCTGCGAGGTCCAGAAGTTCGACTTCTCGGCGCATGCCGGCCACGATCAGATCGTCCAGTTCATCAGGGACTGCGACCCGGAGACCGTGGTGTTCATGCACTCCGAGAACAGGGAGCTCTTCCTGCCCGACCTCGAGGACGATTACAAGATCATCCTCCCGATGCCCAACGAGCCCTTCGAGCTCGACATCTGA
- a CDS encoding ATP-dependent DNA helicase: MSGLFPYAPRPGQAEIVRTVRDAVRGGRSLVIESGTGTGKTSASLAGALEGISGTGRRVIYLTRTKSQQRQVSVECRAIGRKIPILSAAIQGRGPATCPFMASDRDLSDGTPEELSKLCSALKKGDGPAGKCPFYEALGSSAVERCITYARSAHPDPEEFRDFCIASEICPYEASKKVLPYAEVVSAPYAFFFIAPIRNRLLQWMGISERDAVVIADEAHNLPQYLRETMTYRMTSKSLSLAMSEAVSNGDPPIHGDIACSDLIQALQEILSDACRDYLKGENGIIPPEYLSDELMMRLGLSSASISSAVGRMKEAGMLIEDAKKARRKLPRSRLSHLADFLTCWASCDGWSHAFLVSGGDNPAFEAYCLDPHEAAEPLSTCFSSISMSGTLSPLNDYSAEMGLYNPETAVFPSPFPSGNLRTLYVNDVSTKYDELGDAGNYERLRKHIVDIVTATERSSAVFFPSYSLMERFTDDGLADELGRPVYYESRGMTQSELMDQVTDFRCRPGGTLFAVTGGRVSEGLDFPGGELEVAVIVGIPYPRPSAKQDALVRYCARRYGDGWRSAVRIPAVRKMRQAVGRLIRSETDRGVAVVLDRRAGTLEGFNAELTDDPVRDILAFFSGGEKH, translated from the coding sequence GTGAGCGGGCTTTTCCCCTACGCTCCGCGTCCCGGCCAGGCGGAGATCGTCCGCACCGTCAGGGACGCGGTCCGCGGCGGGAGGAGCCTGGTCATCGAATCGGGCACCGGGACCGGGAAGACGTCCGCGTCCCTGGCCGGCGCCCTCGAGGGGATATCCGGCACCGGGCGCCGGGTGATCTACCTCACCCGCACCAAGAGCCAGCAGCGCCAGGTCTCTGTGGAATGCCGCGCGATCGGCAGGAAGATCCCGATATTATCGGCGGCGATCCAGGGCAGGGGCCCGGCCACCTGCCCGTTCATGGCCTCCGACCGCGACCTGTCCGACGGTACGCCGGAGGAGCTCTCCAAACTGTGCTCTGCCCTCAAGAAAGGCGACGGGCCGGCCGGCAAGTGCCCGTTCTACGAAGCCCTCGGCAGCTCGGCCGTCGAGCGCTGCATAACATATGCCAGGTCCGCACATCCGGACCCGGAGGAGTTCAGGGATTTCTGCATCGCGTCGGAGATATGCCCTTACGAGGCGTCCAAGAAGGTCCTTCCTTATGCGGAGGTGGTATCGGCGCCGTACGCGTTCTTCTTCATAGCGCCCATCAGGAACCGGCTGCTGCAGTGGATGGGCATCTCCGAGAGGGACGCGGTGGTGATCGCGGACGAGGCGCACAACCTCCCCCAGTACCTTAGGGAGACGATGACCTACAGGATGACCTCCAAGTCCCTCAGCCTCGCGATGTCCGAGGCCGTGTCGAACGGGGACCCGCCGATACACGGGGACATAGCCTGCTCCGATCTGATACAGGCCCTGCAGGAGATCCTCTCGGACGCCTGCCGGGATTACCTGAAAGGCGAGAACGGCATCATCCCGCCCGAGTACCTGAGCGACGAGCTCATGATGCGCCTGGGTCTGTCATCGGCATCCATCTCATCGGCCGTGGGCCGCATGAAGGAGGCCGGGATGCTGATCGAGGACGCTAAGAAGGCCAGGAGGAAGCTCCCGCGCTCCCGGCTTTCCCATCTTGCGGACTTCCTGACCTGCTGGGCGTCCTGCGACGGCTGGAGCCATGCCTTCCTGGTGTCCGGCGGAGATAACCCCGCTTTCGAGGCTTACTGCCTGGATCCGCACGAGGCCGCCGAGCCCCTCAGCACCTGCTTCTCTAGCATCAGCATGTCCGGCACGCTGTCCCCCCTGAACGATTACTCGGCGGAGATGGGGCTCTACAATCCGGAGACGGCTGTGTTCCCCTCGCCCTTCCCCTCCGGGAACCTGAGGACGCTTTACGTTAACGATGTCTCGACGAAGTATGACGAGCTGGGGGACGCCGGGAACTATGAGAGGCTCCGCAAGCATATCGTCGACATCGTCACGGCCACAGAGCGTTCGTCGGCGGTGTTCTTCCCTTCCTATTCACTGATGGAGAGGTTCACCGACGACGGCCTCGCCGACGAGCTCGGCAGGCCGGTGTACTACGAGAGCAGGGGCATGACCCAGTCAGAGTTAATGGACCAGGTCACCGATTTCCGCTGCAGGCCAGGGGGAACGCTGTTCGCGGTCACCGGCGGGAGGGTGAGCGAGGGACTGGACTTCCCGGGCGGAGAGCTGGAGGTGGCAGTGATAGTAGGCATCCCGTATCCTCGGCCGTCCGCCAAGCAGGATGCCCTTGTGAGGTACTGTGCCAGACGTTACGGCGACGGCTGGAGGTCGGCGGTCAGGATCCCCGCTGTGAGGAAGATGAGGCAGGCCGTCGGCCGCCTCATAAGGTCGGAGACGGACAGAGGAGTGGCGGTCGTCCTCGATCGGAGGGCGGGCACGCTGGAAGGCTTTAATGCCGAGCTCACAGACGATCCGGTCAGGGACATACTGGCATTCTTCAGCGGCGGGGAGAAGCACTGA
- a CDS encoding tRNA 4-thiouridine(8) synthase ThiI, with translation MKVLVLISGGIDSPVAAYVMAHAGAEVALLHMDNRPYADDRSIDRAMRIAARLREETGQEMPLYSAPHGPTQKAIAEKADTLYQCVLCKHAMLLTAERICKEIDAGAIVMGDSLGQVASQTLLNINSEVRGINTVILRPLIGYDKEEIMQIAKAIGTYDLSNLPAIGCTALPKKVVTEADIALTDRYSEACDIEGLADASAAGIGRLS, from the coding sequence TTGAAGGTCCTGGTCCTCATCTCGGGAGGCATAGACTCCCCCGTGGCAGCGTACGTCATGGCGCATGCGGGCGCCGAGGTGGCGCTCCTCCATATGGACAACCGCCCGTACGCGGACGACAGGTCGATCGACCGGGCGATGCGCATCGCCGCGCGCCTGAGGGAGGAGACCGGGCAGGAAATGCCCCTCTACAGCGCCCCCCACGGCCCCACCCAGAAGGCCATCGCGGAGAAGGCCGACACTCTGTACCAGTGCGTCCTCTGCAAACACGCCATGCTCCTTACGGCGGAGCGCATTTGCAAGGAGATAGACGCAGGAGCGATCGTCATGGGCGATTCGCTCGGACAGGTCGCCTCCCAGACCCTGCTGAACATCAATTCGGAGGTCCGCGGCATCAACACGGTCATCCTCAGGCCCCTCATCGGCTACGACAAAGAGGAGATAATGCAGATCGCTAAGGCCATCGGCACCTACGATCTCTCTAACCTCCCGGCCATCGGATGCACGGCGCTCCCGAAGAAGGTCGTCACCGAGGCCGATATCGCCCTGACCGACAGGTACTCCGAGGCCTGCGACATAGAGGGCCTGGCTGACGCCAGCGCCGCCGGGATTGGGAGATTATCCTGA
- a CDS encoding DNA polymerase sliding clamp, producing MFKAEIKSETLKGIVYVISTLVDEVKFSIRPDSVTLKAIDPAHVAMSEITVSSRAFLSFSADESEIGLDLDKVKSVLKLAGPGDMVFLEHDPDQGRLIFRIGNITRRMSLVDTASMSNPKIPEINTSADVTLKVDSLKKGISASESISDHISLEASPDGFRLACEGDTDMADLYIPKSDLDGLKCESKVVSKYPLDYFSNIVKVIPAGTIVTIKLDNDYPMELLFKLAEGTADVLYLLAPRIESE from the coding sequence ATGTTCAAAGCGGAGATCAAATCAGAGACTCTGAAAGGCATTGTTTACGTCATCTCGACCCTGGTGGACGAGGTGAAGTTCTCCATCAGGCCCGACTCGGTGACGCTCAAAGCGATCGACCCGGCGCACGTCGCCATGTCGGAGATAACGGTCAGCAGCAGGGCCTTCCTCTCGTTCTCCGCCGACGAGTCCGAGATCGGCCTCGACCTCGACAAGGTGAAGTCCGTCCTGAAACTGGCGGGCCCCGGCGACATGGTGTTCCTCGAGCACGATCCCGACCAGGGAAGGCTCATCTTCAGGATCGGCAACATCACCAGGCGCATGAGCCTGGTCGACACCGCCTCCATGAGCAACCCCAAGATCCCCGAGATCAACACCTCTGCTGACGTGACCCTCAAGGTCGACAGCCTCAAGAAAGGCATCAGCGCTTCTGAATCGATCTCCGACCACATCTCGCTGGAGGCATCTCCCGACGGGTTCAGGCTGGCATGCGAGGGGGACACCGATATGGCCGACCTCTACATACCCAAGAGCGACCTCGACGGGCTGAAATGCGAGAGCAAGGTCGTTTCCAAGTATCCTCTCGATTACTTCTCCAACATCGTCAAGGTCATACCTGCCGGAACGATAGTCACGATCAAACTCGACAACGATTACCCTATGGAGCTCCTTTTCAAGCTGGCCGAGGGGACCGCCGACGTGCTGTACCTCCTTGCCCCGAGGATAGAGAGCGAGTGA
- the purH gene encoding bifunctional phosphoribosylaminoimidazolecarboxamide formyltransferase/IMP cyclohydrolase has protein sequence MVKVKRAIISVSDKTGIVDFAKQLKTLGVEIISTGGTYKLLTDSGVEATEVSDVTGFPEMLDGRVKTLHPNIHAGILARRDKPEHMKAIEEMGIKPIDMVVINLYPFKQTVLKEGVSFDEIVENIDIGGPSMIRAAAKNYKSVAVVTDPGQYESVIGHLLADDGELDEKYLGRLMAQAFTVTAEYDAMIATVMNRKLGKDLFPSSWPQATEKKWELRYGENPNQKAAYYVDPFTPGVTIGKCDILHGKELSYNNIIDMDEAISIVMDFERPTAVVMKHTNPCGLASDDTIAKAFRTAYDVDPLSAFGCVIALNRKCDLETAKMIHEYFVEVVVAPDFDLGALEILKLKKSIRLVRTGMPIGPQYRVREMKTRRTQGGLLVQTDEDVAVDPANLRVVTKRAPTEEEVHSLLFAWKLAKHVMSNAVVYVRGEHAVGIGAGQMSRVDSAKIASFKAREPTEGCVMASDAFFPFRDAVDAAAEAGITAIIQPGGSIRDQESIDAANEHNIAMVFTGCRVFRHS, from the coding sequence ATGGTAAAGGTAAAGAGGGCAATCATCAGCGTGTCGGACAAGACCGGCATCGTCGACTTCGCCAAGCAGCTGAAGACACTCGGTGTCGAGATAATCTCCACCGGCGGCACTTACAAACTGCTCACCGACAGCGGCGTGGAAGCCACCGAGGTATCGGACGTCACCGGGTTCCCGGAGATGCTGGACGGCCGCGTCAAGACCCTCCACCCCAACATCCATGCCGGCATCCTCGCCCGCAGGGACAAGCCGGAGCACATGAAGGCCATCGAGGAGATGGGGATCAAGCCCATCGACATGGTCGTCATCAACCTCTACCCGTTCAAGCAGACGGTCCTGAAGGAGGGCGTCTCCTTCGACGAGATCGTCGAGAACATCGACATCGGAGGACCCAGCATGATCAGGGCCGCGGCCAAGAACTACAAGAGCGTCGCGGTCGTTACCGATCCCGGCCAGTACGAATCGGTCATCGGGCACCTCCTGGCGGACGACGGGGAGCTCGACGAGAAGTACCTCGGCAGGCTCATGGCCCAGGCGTTCACCGTCACCGCTGAGTACGATGCCATGATCGCCACCGTTATGAACAGGAAGCTCGGGAAGGACCTCTTCCCGTCCTCCTGGCCCCAGGCCACCGAGAAGAAATGGGAGCTCAGGTACGGCGAGAACCCCAACCAGAAGGCCGCCTACTACGTCGACCCCTTCACCCCCGGCGTGACCATCGGGAAATGCGACATCCTCCACGGTAAGGAGCTGTCCTACAACAACATCATCGACATGGACGAGGCCATAAGCATCGTCATGGACTTCGAGAGGCCGACCGCGGTCGTCATGAAGCACACCAACCCCTGCGGGCTGGCATCCGACGACACCATCGCCAAGGCGTTCAGGACCGCCTACGATGTCGATCCCCTCTCCGCCTTCGGATGCGTCATCGCCCTGAACAGGAAGTGCGACCTCGAGACCGCCAAGATGATCCACGAGTACTTCGTCGAGGTCGTCGTCGCGCCCGACTTCGACCTCGGGGCCCTGGAGATCCTCAAGCTCAAGAAGAGCATCCGCCTGGTCAGGACAGGGATGCCCATCGGCCCCCAGTACCGCGTGAGGGAGATGAAGACCAGGAGGACCCAGGGAGGCCTCCTCGTCCAGACCGACGAGGACGTCGCCGTCGATCCCGCCAACCTCCGCGTGGTCACCAAGAGGGCGCCGACCGAGGAGGAGGTGCACTCCCTCCTCTTCGCGTGGAAGCTCGCCAAGCACGTGATGTCCAACGCCGTCGTCTATGTCCGCGGGGAGCACGCGGTCGGCATCGGCGCCGGCCAGATGAGCCGCGTCGACTCGGCGAAGATCGCCTCCTTCAAGGCCAGGGAGCCCACAGAGGGATGCGTCATGGCCTCCGATGCGTTCTTCCCGTTCAGGGACGCCGTCGATGCGGCCGCCGAGGCGGGCATCACCGCCATCATCCAGCCCGGAGGAAGCATCAGGGACCAGGAGTCCATCGATGCCGCCAACGAGCACAACATCGCGATGGTCTTCACCGGCTGCCGCGTGTTCAGGCACAGCTGA